The Patescibacteria group bacterium genome includes a window with the following:
- the ychF gene encoding ribosome-binding ATPase YchF: MALSVGIVGLPNVGKSTLFNALLKRQQAYVANFPFATIEPNVGVVPVPDERLSKLAEVVKNEEKMAQLPPQVPATVEFVDIAGLIAGASKGEGLGNKFLSHIRETSAICHVLRAFSDPSVIKQGVSDPETDFSVVETELKLADLQTLENQKSKIKTFNDPKFKITVNKLFEALEKGIPAREVDLSEEEEKIAKSLSLLTLKPILVVLNVDEQDLKRSDELVSYFAERLKVNEDSVVVICAKTESELSSLDEADQKAYLSDLGIAESGLERLIKKAFATLGLINFLTAGVKEVRAWTIKSGTNAQEASGEIHSDFVKKFIRADVIGFEDFVSLGGWKSARQVGKVRSEGRDYIVKDGDVIEFLIGS, translated from the coding sequence ATGGCTTTATCTGTTGGAATTGTGGGCTTGCCTAATGTTGGCAAGTCAACTCTTTTTAATGCACTTTTAAAAAGGCAGCAGGCTTATGTTGCCAATTTTCCTTTTGCCACCATTGAACCAAATGTTGGAGTGGTTCCTGTTCCTGACGAAAGGCTTTCCAAACTTGCTGAGGTGGTAAAAAATGAAGAGAAGATGGCCCAATTGCCTCCGCAGGTGCCGGCGACGGTTGAGTTTGTGGATATTGCTGGTCTTATAGCTGGTGCTTCAAAAGGAGAGGGCTTAGGAAACAAGTTCTTGAGCCATATTAGAGAAACTTCTGCGATTTGTCATGTCTTGCGGGCTTTCTCTGACCCTTCAGTTATTAAGCAAGGAGTAAGTGATCCAGAAACTGATTTTAGTGTGGTGGAAACCGAGCTTAAGCTTGCTGATTTACAGACTCTGGAGAATCAGAAATCAAAAATCAAAACTTTCAACGACCCAAAGTTTAAAATTACTGTTAATAAGTTATTTGAAGCTTTGGAAAAAGGAATTCCGGCAAGAGAAGTTGATTTATCTGAAGAGGAGGAAAAGATTGCCAAATCTTTGTCGCTTTTGACATTAAAGCCGATTTTGGTGGTTTTGAATGTAGATGAACAAGACTTAAAGAGAAGCGATGAGCTGGTATCTTATTTTGCTGAAAGGTTAAAAGTGAATGAGGATTCGGTGGTTGTAATTTGTGCCAAAACTGAAAGCGAACTTTCTAGCCTTGATGAGGCAGATCAAAAAGCATATTTATCTGATCTTGGAATTGCTGAATCTGGTCTTGAAAGGCTGATTAAAAAGGCTTTTGCTACACTTGGTCTTATAAACTTTTTGACAGCAGGGGTAAAAGAGGTTCGTGCTTGGACGATAAAGTCAGGGACTAATGCTCAGGAGGCTTCAGGCGAGATTCATTCTGACTTTGTTAAAAAATTTATCCGAGCTGATGTGATTGGCTTTGAAGATTTCGTCTCCCTTGGTGGTTGGAAATCGGCTCGCCAGGTGGGGAAGGTGAGAAGTGAGGGAAGAGACTATATTGTTAAGGATGGAGATGTGATTGAGTTTTTGATAGGAAGTTAA
- the rpsF gene encoding 30S ribosomal protein S6 gives MNKYELTLIIDHKSTPAKKKKVQEMIEKSVSLLGGKIIKFEDWGEKEFAYDIGKNSSGVYLFFELEVNPSAAKSLNDKLRVEGDIIRYLLVKVS, from the coding sequence ATGAATAAATACGAATTGACATTGATTATTGATCACAAATCAACTCCTGCCAAGAAGAAAAAAGTCCAAGAGATGATTGAAAAGAGTGTTTCTCTCTTGGGTGGAAAAATAATTAAGTTTGAAGATTGGGGAGAGAAGGAATTTGCTTACGATATTGGCAAAAATAGTTCTGGAGTTTATCTTTTCTTTGAGTTAGAAGTTAATCCCTCTGCAGCAAAATCTCTTAATGATAAATTGCGTGTTGAAGGTGATATTATACGTTATCTTTTGGTAAAAGTTAGTTGA
- a CDS encoding haloacid dehalogenase, protein MLKAVIFDLNGTILDDEEIYAKSFKNVLLSLGVKVGDNFTHTTGIGVKENWANFKAKYHFNTDKSLDELSSLTQEEYLKEFPKVKLRAGFLEFVRNLRLSGIKTAIATSNDYRMVEKFFEKFGLEEYFDVVTSCEEVSLNKPSPQIFLITASKLGVEPHECLVFEDSQAGAISAKLAGMMLVKMVEEKSDKKYQTNSTEVKNGISDFNNLVNHVKI, encoded by the coding sequence ATGCTTAAAGCGGTTATTTTTGACTTAAATGGGACAATTCTTGATGATGAAGAGATTTATGCGAAATCTTTCAAGAATGTTCTTCTAAGTTTAGGAGTTAAAGTTGGTGATAATTTTACTCACACAACAGGAATAGGTGTTAAAGAAAATTGGGCCAATTTCAAGGCAAAATATCATTTTAATACGGATAAGTCTCTTGATGAGTTGTCTTCATTGACCCAAGAGGAATATTTAAAAGAATTTCCCAAAGTAAAGTTGAGAGCTGGTTTTTTGGAGTTTGTTAGGAATTTAAGACTGTCTGGTATTAAAACTGCAATCGCTACTTCTAACGATTATCGAATGGTTGAGAAATTCTTTGAAAAATTTGGTTTGGAGGAGTATTTTGATGTTGTAACCTCCTGTGAAGAAGTTTCTTTGAACAAACCTTCGCCACAAATTTTTTTAATTACAGCCAGCAAGCTTGGGGTTGAACCTCATGAATGTCTGGTTTTTGAAGATAGTCAAGCTGGAGCGATATCAGCCAAGCTGGCGGGTATGATGTTGGTCAAGATGGTAGAAGAGAAAAGTGACAAGAAATACCAAACGAATTCAACAGAAGTAAAGAACGGAATCTCTGATTTTAATAACTTGGTAAACCATGTTAAAATATAG
- a CDS encoding MBL fold metallo-hydrolase yields the protein MQLMEINYLGHACFKIKSSNTKLLIDPFDHKMVGIKLPPQEVDGVLVTHNHPDHNFVDVARGYRKVIDAPGEYEIGGISIIGFSTFHDKKSGQERGSNTIYLIEAEGLKLLHLGDLGHTLTEKQLEAVGEINVLMIPVGNKYSIGPKDAVKVVRDIEPQFVLPMHFYFEGINKEVFEGLLPVEDFLSEVGLPVERLPKLSLKLPDLTEDQKVVLLERK from the coding sequence ATGCAGTTGATGGAAATAAATTATTTGGGACATGCTTGTTTTAAAATAAAAAGCTCAAACACAAAGCTTCTAATTGATCCATTTGATCATAAAATGGTGGGTATAAAACTTCCTCCTCAAGAGGTTGATGGGGTTTTGGTTACTCATAATCATCCTGACCATAATTTTGTTGACGTTGCTCGTGGTTATCGAAAAGTAATTGATGCACCTGGAGAATATGAGATTGGTGGTATTTCTATAATTGGATTTTCAACCTTTCATGATAAGAAAAGTGGGCAGGAACGTGGCAGTAATACTATTTACTTAATTGAGGCTGAGGGTTTAAAGCTTTTACATCTTGGTGATTTAGGACATACTCTTACAGAAAAGCAACTTGAGGCAGTGGGTGAGATTAATGTTTTAATGATCCCAGTTGGAAATAAATATTCCATTGGTCCTAAAGACGCTGTTAAGGTGGTTCGTGATATTGAGCCTCAGTTTGTACTCCCAATGCATTTTTATTTTGAGGGGATTAATAAGGAAGTTTTTGAAGGCCTTTTACCTGTCGAAGATTTCTTAAGCGAGGTGGGTTTACCGGTTGAAAGACTGCCCAAACTTTCTTTAAAATTGCCTGATTTGACTGAGGATCAGAAAGTAGTATTGTTGGAGAGAAAATAG
- a CDS encoding hypothetical protein (possible pseudo, internal stop codon): MFDNQKVYLETRGAAGGDEAKIWAADLLRMYFRYATKKGWKTTLVDDNTLSISGPSVFDKLKNESGVHRVQRIPKTEKRGRIHTSTATVAVLPEIKENEIQINPNDLEIQFFRAGGHGGQNVNKVSTAVRLIHKPTGIVVTSSQERFQEQNRQIAMSILRSKLWEREEERKLREIAGYRSPIGQGKRAEKIRTYNFPQDRVTDHRIGKSFGNLEAVLDGEIDKIISLLEENLK; the protein is encoded by the coding sequence ATGTTTGACAACCAAAAAGTTTATCTTGAAACAAGAGGAGCTGCTGGTGGAGACGAAGCCAAAATTTGGGCAGCTGATCTTTTGAGAATGTACTTTCGCTACGCTACCAAAAAGGGTTGGAAAACAACTCTAGTAGATGACAACACGCTTTCAATCAGCGGCCCCTCTGTCTTTGATAAACTTAAAAATGAAAGCGGAGTCCACAGAGTCCAGCGAATTCCAAAAACTGAAAAAAGAGGCAGAATTCATACCTCAACAGCAACGGTAGCAGTACTGCCCGAAATTAAAGAAAACGAAATTCAAATAAATCCAAACGATCTAGAAATTCAGTTCTTTAGAGCGGGTGGCCACGGTGGACAAAATGTAAACAAGGTTTCAACTGCTGTAAGATTAATTCACAAACCAACAGGAATTGTGGTAACATCTTCTCAAGAAAGATTCCAGGAACAAAATCGCCAAATTGCCATGTCAATCCTTCGCTCCAAACTTTGGGAAAGAGAAGAGGAAAGAAAATTAAGAGAAATAGCTGGATACCGCTCCCCTATCGGCCAGGGAAAAAGAGCTGAAAAGATAAGAACCTACAATTTTCCCCAAGATAGAGTCACTGATCACCGAATTGGGAAATCGTTTGGAAATCTTGAAGCTGTTCTAGACGGAGAAATTGACAAAATAATTTCCCTTCTTGAAGAAAACTTAAAATAA
- the murF gene encoding UDP-N-acetylmuramoyl-tripeptide--D-alanyl-D-alanine ligase, giving the protein MKRKLGLVFLFYLRVLAKVQLWKVGLLRKIFKKPPLKIVGVTGSYGKTTTMLAIVSALKGDFKVKYTEKGNSESGIPLDILGLKMKGYSVLDWMKVFVLSFLMLFINWRDFDIYVVEMGVDEPKEPKNMTYLLKIIRPDIGVFIGVSSVHSQQFESVLPKNLNLSSDQRHKLILSVIADEKAKMIVNLPKDGFAVLNFEDKFVKERAVLTKAKVIPVKRVKIEFEDYILPDEFDINFGIAVSVASIFGIKRGKAISNIKKNFKLPAGRSSIIRGIKDTLIIDSSYNSSFKATVVMLGLLDKLGKKLKRKKVAVLGDMRELGNLAEREHKELAKVAVRIADKIILVGPLMGKYFLPQALKLGYPRENIKHFSNACLAAKFLKGSLDGGEIILVKGSQNTIFLEIVVEALMADRSQADVLLCRRGSYWESQRGMYASGV; this is encoded by the coding sequence ATGAAAAGAAAATTGGGTTTGGTTTTCCTTTTTTATCTTCGAGTTTTGGCCAAGGTTCAATTATGGAAGGTTGGATTGTTAAGGAAGATCTTTAAAAAACCTCCGCTAAAGATTGTTGGTGTTACCGGATCTTATGGAAAGACAACCACTATGCTTGCTATCGTTTCTGCATTGAAGGGTGATTTTAAGGTCAAATATACCGAAAAAGGTAATTCGGAGAGTGGAATTCCTCTTGATATTTTAGGCCTTAAGATGAAAGGTTACTCGGTTCTTGATTGGATGAAAGTTTTTGTTCTTTCCTTTTTGATGCTTTTTATCAACTGGCGCGATTTTGATATTTATGTTGTTGAGATGGGAGTTGACGAGCCGAAAGAACCTAAAAATATGACATATCTTTTGAAGATTATTAGGCCTGATATAGGAGTTTTTATAGGAGTTTCATCTGTTCATAGTCAACAGTTTGAATCCGTGCTTCCAAAGAATCTGAATTTATCTTCAGATCAAAGACATAAGCTGATTTTGTCTGTTATAGCTGACGAGAAAGCAAAGATGATTGTCAATCTCCCCAAGGATGGGTTTGCAGTTTTGAATTTTGAAGATAAGTTTGTAAAAGAAAGGGCTGTCTTAACCAAAGCTAAAGTTATACCAGTCAAAAGAGTAAAAATAGAATTTGAAGATTATATTTTGCCTGATGAGTTTGATATAAATTTTGGAATTGCTGTAAGCGTAGCCTCTATTTTTGGGATAAAAAGAGGAAAGGCAATCTCGAATATTAAGAAAAATTTTAAATTGCCGGCCGGCAGGTCCTCAATTATAAGAGGAATAAAAGACACTTTGATAATAGATTCTTCTTATAATTCTTCTTTTAAAGCAACAGTTGTTATGCTTGGTCTTCTTGATAAATTGGGCAAGAAACTGAAAAGGAAAAAAGTGGCGGTTTTGGGAGATATGCGAGAGTTGGGTAATCTTGCTGAGAGGGAACATAAAGAGTTGGCAAAAGTAGCGGTAAGGATTGCAGACAAGATTATCTTAGTTGGTCCATTGATGGGAAAATATTTCTTGCCGCAGGCTCTTAAGCTTGGTTATCCTAGAGAAAATATAAAGCATTTTTCAAACGCTTGTCTGGCTGCTAAGTTTCTGAAGGGTAGTCTTGATGGTGGAGAAATAATACTTGTTAAAGGCTCTCAGAATACAATTTTTTTGGAAATAGTTGTTGAGGCTTTAATGGCTGATAGGTCGCAGGCTGATGTTTTGCTTTGCCGTCGAGGGAGTTATTGGGAATCTCAACGAGGTATGTATGCTTCAGGCGTGTAG
- the cysS gene encoding cysteine--tRNA ligase yields the protein MDIYLTNTASRKKEKFIPIKEGEVGIYSCGPTVYWNQHIGHMYAYTQWDILVRFLRLVGYKATWVMNITDVGHMTSDEDAGEDKMEKGAKREGLDVWQLAQKYIDQFKDSMILLNIKFPDILCRATDHIEDQINLIKKIEANGFTYKTKVGLVFDTSKFPDYPKFANLDLNAQKAGARVEVDPEKKNPWDFLLWVTGQPNHIMQWDSPWGRGFPGWHIECTAMSVRYLGENFDIHTGGKEHIPVHHTNEIAQGYGAFGHQTANFWIHNEWLTLKGGEKMSKSKGNFITVQEIKEKGIDPLALRYLFMGSHYRKGLEFSWESLQAASVALSKIRLQAEALRQEKSREVLSSEKLAKLESFREKFILSLADDLNIPSALGVVWEMLKSNIPSPDKYDLLLFFDDVLGLKLGQTSVLEIPDDIKALAEKRAYLRQKGLFEEADKVRAEIESKGYGVKDLPDKTEVYPLIKNA from the coding sequence ATGGATATTTATTTGACTAACACAGCTTCTAGAAAAAAGGAAAAATTTATTCCTATAAAAGAGGGTGAGGTTGGAATTTACTCCTGCGGTCCAACGGTTTATTGGAACCAGCATATAGGGCATATGTATGCCTATACCCAGTGGGATATCTTGGTTCGTTTCTTGCGTCTCGTTGGTTATAAAGCTACTTGGGTAATGAATATCACGGATGTTGGCCATATGACATCAGATGAAGACGCTGGTGAAGACAAAATGGAAAAGGGTGCAAAAAGAGAGGGACTAGATGTTTGGCAATTGGCTCAAAAATATATAGATCAGTTCAAGGATAGTATGATTCTTCTTAATATAAAATTTCCTGATATTTTATGTCGTGCGACTGACCATATTGAAGATCAGATAAATCTAATTAAAAAAATTGAAGCAAATGGCTTTACTTATAAGACTAAAGTAGGGTTGGTGTTTGATACTTCTAAATTTCCAGATTATCCTAAATTTGCCAACTTAGACCTTAATGCTCAAAAAGCAGGTGCAAGAGTTGAGGTTGATCCTGAGAAGAAAAACCCTTGGGATTTTCTTTTGTGGGTAACTGGACAACCTAACCATATTATGCAATGGGATTCTCCGTGGGGAAGAGGTTTTCCTGGCTGGCATATTGAGTGTACAGCAATGAGTGTTAGGTATTTGGGGGAGAATTTTGACATTCATACTGGTGGCAAAGAGCATATTCCTGTTCATCATACAAACGAGATTGCTCAAGGGTATGGTGCTTTTGGTCATCAGACTGCAAATTTTTGGATTCATAATGAATGGTTAACCTTAAAGGGTGGAGAAAAGATGAGTAAAAGTAAGGGCAACTTTATTACGGTTCAAGAAATAAAAGAAAAGGGGATTGATCCTCTGGCCTTGCGCTATCTTTTTATGGGTTCTCATTATAGAAAGGGATTAGAGTTTTCTTGGGAGTCTTTACAAGCTGCTTCAGTAGCTCTCTCAAAAATTAGGTTGCAGGCTGAAGCTTTAAGGCAAGAAAAATCACGAGAGGTTCTTTCTTCTGAAAAACTTGCTAAACTTGAGTCTTTTAGAGAGAAGTTTATTTTATCTTTAGCTGATGATTTAAACATTCCTTCGGCTTTAGGTGTGGTTTGGGAAATGCTAAAAAGCAATATTCCATCACCTGATAAATATGATTTGCTTCTTTTCTTTGATGATGTCTTGGGTCTAAAGCTTGGCCAGACTTCGGTTTTGGAAATTCCTGATGATATAAAGGCTCTAGCTGAAAAAAGAGCATATTTAAGACAAAAAGGTTTATTTGAAGAGGCTGATAAAGTTAGAGCAGAAATAGAAAGTAAAGGTTACGGAGTTAAGGATCTTCCTGATAAAACTGAGGTATATCCTCTTATTAAAAATGCTTAA
- a CDS encoding replicative DNA helicase, whose translation MAEQNLKLPPFSEEAEASVLGAVLIDKYAIVALAEILTPDDFYNLRHKLIFEACMDLYEGRIPIDILTVSDRLKKKKNLKKIGGSSYLAQLANQVPTAAHVEHYARIVKDLATKRNLISAASKVVEMAFDESMAADELLDKAESEVFSLSEKQRFKTFTPVREALAESFDRLDELHKQSEGLRGVPTGFKDLDSALAGMQKSNLLILAARPGVGKTTLALNIAQSLAVQHSRPVAIFSLEMSKEELVDRLLVSQADIDAWKLKTGRLSEEDFTALSNAMGILAEAPIYIDDTPALSITEMRTRARRLQVDVGIDLLIVDYLQLARSRHLENRVQEVSEISQGLKNLARELKIPVLALSQLSRAVEQRGEKKPQLADLRESGSIEQDADVVMFLWRDDEENLENVTLDIAKHRNGPLASIKLYFKGDRIRFYGREVKRG comes from the coding sequence ATGGCTGAACAAAATTTAAAATTGCCACCGTTTTCGGAAGAAGCCGAAGCATCGGTCTTGGGAGCGGTTTTAATAGATAAATATGCCATTGTTGCTCTGGCTGAGATTTTAACTCCTGATGATTTTTATAACCTTCGTCATAAGCTTATTTTTGAAGCTTGTATGGATTTGTACGAAGGGAGAATACCGATTGATATTTTGACGGTTAGCGACAGACTGAAAAAGAAAAAGAATTTGAAGAAGATTGGAGGTTCTTCTTATTTAGCTCAGTTGGCTAATCAGGTGCCTACGGCAGCGCATGTAGAGCATTATGCCAGGATAGTTAAAGATTTAGCTACCAAAAGAAATTTGATTTCAGCAGCAAGCAAGGTAGTCGAAATGGCCTTTGATGAGAGTATGGCCGCTGACGAACTTTTAGATAAGGCTGAATCGGAAGTTTTTTCTCTTTCTGAAAAACAGCGTTTTAAAACTTTTACTCCGGTTCGTGAAGCATTGGCTGAAAGTTTTGACAGGCTTGATGAGCTGCATAAACAATCAGAAGGTTTGCGGGGTGTTCCTACTGGTTTTAAAGATCTAGATTCTGCTCTGGCTGGAATGCAAAAATCTAATCTTTTGATACTAGCAGCTCGGCCTGGGGTGGGGAAGACTACTTTAGCCTTAAATATTGCTCAATCTTTAGCGGTGCAGCATTCACGTCCTGTGGCTATATTTTCTCTTGAGATGAGTAAAGAGGAGTTGGTTGATCGGCTTCTTGTTTCTCAAGCTGATATTGATGCTTGGAAGTTAAAGACTGGTAGGCTTTCGGAGGAAGATTTTACAGCGCTTTCAAATGCAATGGGTATTTTGGCCGAAGCACCTATTTATATTGATGATACTCCTGCTTTATCAATTACTGAGATGAGAACAAGGGCAAGAAGGCTTCAGGTTGATGTAGGAATTGATCTTTTAATTGTTGACTACCTCCAGCTTGCCAGGTCCAGACATCTTGAGAACAGAGTCCAGGAGGTATCTGAGATCTCTCAGGGCTTAAAGAATTTAGCTCGTGAGCTTAAAATTCCAGTTTTGGCTTTGTCCCAGCTTTCTCGTGCAGTTGAGCAAAGAGGTGAAAAAAAGCCTCAGTTGGCAGATTTAAGAGAATCTGGGTCTATTGAGCAGGATGCTGATGTGGTTATGTTTTTGTGGCGTGATGATGAGGAGAATTTGGAAAACGTTACTTTGGATATTGCTAAACATAGAAATGGCCCTTTGGCATCAATTAAGCTTTATTTCAAGGGAGACAGAATTAGGTTTTATGGTAGGGAAGTGAAGAGGGGATGA
- a CDS encoding single-stranded DNA-binding protein yields MARSLNKVLLIGNLTRDPELRYTPQGTAVCSFGLATNRQWVTESGERKEDVEFHRLVAWNKLAEICAQLLKKGRKVFVEGRLQTRNWTGQDGSQRSTTEIVVSDMVLLDQKREGESLEDFGGVVDAASDVTVTDVSAAPEQIEPVENNKGGEEDKSKKEEKKDDDSLEDIPF; encoded by the coding sequence ATGGCAAGAAGTTTAAATAAAGTTTTACTAATAGGTAATTTGACTCGTGATCCTGAATTGCGTTATACCCCTCAAGGAACTGCCGTTTGTTCCTTTGGCTTGGCTACAAATAGACAATGGGTAACCGAGTCTGGAGAAAGGAAAGAAGATGTCGAATTCCATCGTTTGGTAGCTTGGAATAAATTAGCTGAAATTTGTGCGCAACTTTTGAAAAAAGGTAGAAAGGTTTTTGTTGAGGGTAGACTACAGACTAGAAATTGGACAGGACAGGATGGATCGCAAAGGTCGACAACAGAGATAGTGGTTTCTGATATGGTTCTTTTAGATCAGAAAAGAGAAGGAGAATCTTTAGAGGATTTTGGTGGTGTTGTAGATGCCGCTTCTGATGTAACTGTTACCGATGTATCTGCGGCTCCTGAACAGATTGAACCAGTAGAGAATAATAAAGGTGGTGAAGAAGATAAATCTAAAAAAGAAGAAAAAAAGGACGACGACTCCTTAGAGGATATTCCCTTCTAG
- a CDS encoding EamA family transporter produces the protein MISKHRLKAYIYLSLVAFIWGVAGPVIKFTLGGIPSLPFLAYRFGLSSIASLITFKFISVKHIKISQWLLIIIYGLFASTFSLLFLFLGLEKTTMLDTALITTLNPLLISTAGALIFKDKITSREKLGTFIVVLGTIIAVIQPLLEKENLSQLQGNIFVVFYLLTNTIAALLAKKLTKMDISPIFVANLSFIIGFLTILPLAILKYPNTISSIVQLDIKYHLGVWFMALMSGNLAYTLWVRGQKSIEISEASLFTYLQLLFSTPLAIIWLGEKTNPTFLVGAFLILTGVIIAETKKRTSEL, from the coding sequence ATGATTTCAAAACACCGTCTCAAAGCTTATATTTACCTAAGTTTGGTGGCTTTCATTTGGGGAGTTGCCGGACCAGTAATTAAATTTACACTGGGGGGAATCCCGAGTTTACCATTCCTTGCCTACCGTTTTGGACTATCTTCCATAGCATCCCTCATCACCTTCAAATTTATTTCAGTCAAACACATCAAAATTAGTCAATGGCTTTTGATTATAATCTACGGCCTATTCGCCTCCACATTCTCTCTACTCTTCTTGTTTCTAGGACTTGAGAAAACAACTATGCTTGATACTGCCCTTATTACCACTCTCAACCCTCTTCTTATTTCAACAGCTGGTGCTTTAATCTTTAAAGACAAAATAACCTCAAGAGAAAAACTTGGTACATTTATTGTTGTTTTGGGAACAATTATTGCTGTGATCCAACCCTTATTAGAAAAAGAAAATCTATCACAACTACAAGGAAATATTTTTGTTGTTTTTTATCTATTAACAAATACTATTGCTGCACTTTTGGCAAAAAAGTTAACAAAAATGGATATCTCACCCATATTTGTTGCCAATTTATCATTCATTATTGGTTTCCTAACCATTCTCCCTCTTGCAATCCTAAAGTACCCTAATACGATAAGCTCAATTGTCCAGCTCGATATAAAATATCACTTGGGAGTCTGGTTCATGGCGTTAATGTCAGGTAATCTAGCCTACACTCTTTGGGTCAGGGGTCAAAAAAGTATTGAGATAAGTGAAGCCTCGCTTTTTACATATCTACAACTTCTTTTCTCCACCCCACTTGCAATAATTTGGCTTGGAGAGAAAACCAATCCTACTTTTTTGGTCGGCGCCTTTCTAATCCTAACCGGTGTAATAATCGCTGAAACGAAGAAAAGGACAAGTGAATTATGA
- the prc gene encoding peptidase S41, producing MKYTLRVDTLSLRKLVLKVLAVSLIFSTGYVLGAKGYKISQPNFFDFKVERTLPADKQNIDFSLFWKVWDILGSSYYDKSKLNPAKMVEGAIQGMVASIGDPYTVYLPPEENKVVEEDLEGSFGGVGIQIGFKGKQLAVIAPLSGTPAEEAGIKAGDFILAIKDEKKGVDRTTGGMSLPEAVQLIRGPAKTEVTLTLLRDGQDKPIEVKLVRAEIKVPSVVLTFEGEGERVAYLKLLKFGGETDKEWNDAVSKIIASGAKGIVLDLRNNPGGYLQEAVNIAGDFLNTGTVAVSQDVNGKKQDLKTDRLPRLQKYPLVVLVNEGSASASEILAGALRDQLGTKLVGKTTFGKGTIQEPKDINGGAGLHVTIARWLTPKGEWVNEKGLKPDIEVEDNVDTSEDEQFNKAVEVLKI from the coding sequence ATGAAATATACATTAAGAGTGGATACTCTTTCTTTGCGTAAATTAGTTTTAAAGGTTTTAGCTGTTTCTCTTATATTTTCTACAGGTTATGTCTTAGGGGCTAAAGGGTATAAGATTAGCCAGCCTAATTTCTTTGATTTCAAGGTCGAAAGAACTCTTCCTGCTGATAAGCAAAATATTGATTTTTCTCTCTTTTGGAAGGTTTGGGATATTTTGGGTTCTTCTTATTATGATAAATCAAAGCTTAATCCGGCAAAAATGGTTGAAGGTGCAATTCAAGGAATGGTTGCTTCGATCGGTGATCCTTATACTGTTTATCTACCTCCTGAAGAGAACAAGGTGGTAGAAGAGGATTTAGAAGGGAGTTTTGGTGGAGTTGGAATCCAGATTGGTTTTAAGGGGAAGCAATTGGCAGTTATAGCTCCTTTGTCTGGGACTCCAGCTGAGGAGGCAGGAATAAAAGCCGGTGATTTTATTTTGGCTATTAAAGATGAGAAGAAAGGTGTCGATAGGACAACTGGAGGTATGTCTTTGCCAGAGGCGGTCCAGCTTATTAGAGGTCCAGCGAAGACTGAGGTTACTTTAACTCTTTTGCGGGATGGTCAGGACAAACCAATTGAGGTAAAGTTGGTTAGGGCAGAAATTAAGGTTCCATCTGTAGTACTTACATTTGAGGGCGAAGGTGAACGAGTTGCTTATTTGAAGCTGCTCAAATTTGGTGGAGAAACTGACAAGGAATGGAATGATGCGGTTTCTAAAATTATTGCAAGCGGAGCAAAGGGTATAGTTCTTGACTTGAGGAACAATCCTGGTGGATATCTTCAAGAGGCTGTAAATATTGCTGGAGATTTCTTGAACACAGGAACAGTTGCTGTTTCCCAAGATGTAAATGGCAAGAAGCAGGATTTAAAAACAGACCGTTTGCCCAGATTGCAAAAATATCCTTTGGTGGTTTTGGTTAATGAAGGATCAGCTTCTGCTAGCGAAATTCTAGCTGGTGCTTTAAGAGACCAACTGGGTACAAAATTGGTAGGCAAGACAACATTTGGCAAGGGAACAATTCAGGAACCAAAAGATATTAACGGAGGGGCGGGATTGCATGTTACCATAGCTAGATGGCTTACGCCAAAAGGTGAGTGGGTAAATGAGAAAGGTTTGAAGCCGGATATTGAAGTGGAAGATAATGTTGATACTAGTGAAGATGAACAATTTAATAAGGCTGTTGAGGTATTGAAAATCTAA